The nucleotide window AGGAGCTTGATACGAAGGATCCTCTCGATGGAATTCATATTCGTGTCCACTCCCCTGCCCTGAAAGATAATAATGCTATCTATCGTGTCGGCAACCTTGCGACGAAAAGTGATAATGCAACTGAACTTGATCCTGGAAGCAGCAAGTCCGAGGAAGATCAGACTTTGATTATGTTGTTCGCTACGCTTGCATTAGATGCTGTCAATGAAGATAATGCTAAGCTTTTTCCAAAAAACAAGAATGTCATTGATGCGAATTATACACTAGGCACTGGCCTTCCGCTTCGTGAAGTTAAGGAAGGAAAAGATGCTGGCTACCGTTCTAAGCTGGTAGGATCTGTACACCAGGTAGAATTCCTTGTTACCCCTAAATACCAGGGTCTGAAAGTAAATATCAAATTTGATGAAGTAAAGGTATATCCTGAAGGCTTCGCGGCTTATATCAATCTAGTAATGGACAATAGCCTGAAAATCATTAACAAAGATCTTATCGATAGGAGAATTCTTATTCAGGATATCGGCGGTTTATCAACAGATATCGCAGTCATCAAGAACCGTAATGTTGATGATGATAAGGCACAGGGCTTCAACCTTGGTGTTTCTGAGGCATTGGAACAAATTAGGGAAGAAATCCGCAGCAAGCATGGCGTGGAGTTAGACAGCCGAACGGATGTTGTAGAAATCATCACGCGCAAGAATGACCGCAACCATATCATGGTTAAAGGAAGCCGGACAAGCGTCCATGATATCACAGACCGCATCCTTCTCGAACTGGCTAAAAAGCAATACCGCCTGCTTCGCAATGTCTGGGCTAAGAATTCACAAACTGAAATCTGCTATTTTGTCGGCGGCGGCGCGACAGTTTTAAAAGACTATATTAAAACATTGAATAATAATCTTGATGGCTATAACATTGAATTCTTCGAGGATGAAAAAGAAAGCATCTGGATGATGACCAATGCTTACTATAAGCTCATTATGGATTATGTGAAGAAATCAGAGAAGAGCAGCAAAGCCGGTTCTGAACCTGTAAAAAGCTAAAATAAGGTGATTTCATGAAAAAAACCAACCCAAATGAGATTAAAAGGGGACAGGCACTATCGTTCCGGATCCCATCTGATACACCAGACCATATCTTGAGGCATCTTCAAAAATTAAAAGAAACCGAGAGAAGAAATTTCTCTGGCAAGATTGCTGATTTTGTCTTGCAGGGTGTAGGGAGTTCATATTCCAGGGAACGCGAAACGATTACCATCCCTCTCCCACGCAATCTCAGCAAATCACAACGGGATTGGATCAAGCATGAGCATTCAGAAGCTTTGCTGGGCAATATCGTGTATCACCTGCTGACAGACCCCATACGGGCAACGTCACTGCTGGCATCATTGAACAGTAAGTCTACAGAAATCGATGAAGCCCTGTACCTTCAGGAAGATGAAATAGATCTTCCATCAGTGATTGCCGCTGAGGATTCACCGGTAATAGAGGAGACTGCTTCAACGGCTGAAAACGATTCAATGGATGATGATCTTGATTCATTTGTCTGGGAATCAATTGAGCAAGCTGACAAACCAGAAGGGGAAACCGAAGAGAAGGAAGAGGATTTGGACGATCTTCTTGGAGATTTCCTTTCTAAAATGAATAAATAAACAGAAAGAACCCATGGGTGCAACACAGTAAACCATTCTGTTTTAGGGTGCATATCATTTAAATGACAATAAAAATGGCGTGTAAACTGACTTCAGTTTTGACACGCCATTTTTCTAATTGAATTTATTTTCGGATCCAAAATATAATGGTTCTTATTCAACAAAGCACCTGTTTATTCCACACCAAAAAGAAAGGACCCTGGTGAGGTGGTCACCAGTGGCTGATAAATAAGCGGAGAAACTTCCCTTATTTAGAAAATGGCATGGAAAACAGCTTAAATAGACGGAAGATTTCCGTCTATTTACTTGAAAAACATAAAAAATTGGCATTCGCACTTGCTTAACCGGAAAACCTCCGCTTATTTACCCCTTACCGAGCTATACATACAGTTTAACCGGATATTCTCCGCTTATTTCTAGGATTGTTTGTTACTCAATTAAGGTTAAATCTTCCCTTGTTCTAGAAAAAATCAATCTTCCGCTAACTGCTCCCTTCGGTGAGAAAAAAATAAAGTAAAATTCCATATTCATCGTTATACTGGCTATACTTGAATGCAATGTTCGTAGAATGGCACCCTTAAATTGACTTCCGAACCGGCCATAAAATTGACAGTGTTAATGACCGTCATTATTCCTTGTACAACAAACATTGTCAATGGCATTTACTATCATTTTGCAGGTGTTAATTTGTAATGAAATGGCTTATAAATGCTGGCACAATAGGAAAAATGGCGTGGACAATTTCCACGCCATTTACTGTGCCATTTTCGCCATATACACCTCAAAACGGAACGGTTTAGCAACACAGCCCATGGGTTCTTTAATTTATTGATAAGATTGCTCTAATTCGTCAATCAATGAGCCTACATATGAAACAGCTTTTCGAACTGGTTCCGGTGTCGACATATCCAATCCGGCATGCTTCAGCAACTCAAGCGGCTTCATGGTGCCGCCCGCACGGAGCACCTCAAGCCAGCGGTCTACAGCAGGCTGGCCTTCTTCCTGGATCAGCTGTGATACGGCTGTCGATGCGGTCAAACCTGCAGAGTAGGTGTATGGATACAAGCCCATGTAGTAGTGAGGCTGGCGCATCCAAGTCAAGCCGGCTCCTTCATCGATTTCCACTGTATCGCCCCAGAAGCCTTTAAGGACTTCAGTTTTGATCTCAGTAAGTGTTTTTGCTGTCAGGGCTTTGCCGGCTTCAGCATGCGTGTATACACGGCGCTGGTACTCTGCCTCAAGCAGGTGCGTGACAAAGTTATGATAGTACGTTCCCAGAAGCTGCAGAATGACCCAGCGGCTCATTTGCGCATCATCTTTATTTTTTTTCGAGAAGATGCTGTGCAAGAAGCATTTCATTCATCGTAGATGGAGCCTCGATGAAATACATGGAAGGGCGGACGTTCATGATGCGCTGGTTTTGGTTCGCCAGGAAAAAATGTCCGGCATGGCCGAACTCATGGGCAAGCGTGAAGCAGCCGCGCATATTGTCTGCCCATGTAATCAGGATATATGGATGTGATCCATATGGGCTTGAGCAGAATGCTCCTGTTGATTTGCCGACATTATCTGCAAGGTCCACCCATCTCTCTTCAAAGCCTTTTTCAATCATGGCTGTATAATCAGGGGCCCATTACTTTTAAAGATTCTGTAATGACCACGCGAGCCTCATCATAAGTGATTTCCGGGTCAAATTCCGGGTCAAATGGAGCCTTCAAGTCACAGAACATCATTTTGTCGAGGCCTAATACCTTTTTCTTTAATTCAGCAAAGCGTCGCATATGCGGTGCCAGTTCTTTATAGATGATATCGATTTGGTTGTGGTACATCTCCGGTGTTACCTGCTGTGATTCAAGAAGCATATGTGTAACTGATTCATAATTTCGCAGCTTTGCAAGAGTAACCTGTTTTTTAACCTCAGTTGCATAGGTTGCTGCGATCGTATTTTGATATTGTTTTAGTGTCGAGACAAAGGATCCATATGCTTTTCTGCGCACATATGTGTCTGGAGAAAATTCATAGCGGCTCTCGAATAATGCGAAAGAGACTGGGAGTTCATTTCCCTCTTCATCCTGTATTGAAGAAAACTGCATGTCGGCAAGCTTAGCCATTCCATAAACATTGTAAGGAGCAGAATGGAC belongs to Mesobacillus subterraneus and includes:
- a CDS encoding ParM/StbA family protein, which gives rise to MTKSRIAAVDVGNDSIKAILGEFDNELNIPNIVARDTEDRPVIGIEELDTKDPLDGIHIRVHSPALKDNNAIYRVGNLATKSDNATELDPGSSKSEEDQTLIMLFATLALDAVNEDNAKLFPKNKNVIDANYTLGTGLPLREVKEGKDAGYRSKLVGSVHQVEFLVTPKYQGLKVNIKFDEVKVYPEGFAAYINLVMDNSLKIINKDLIDRRILIQDIGGLSTDIAVIKNRNVDDDKAQGFNLGVSEALEQIREEIRSKHGVELDSRTDVVEIITRKNDRNHIMVKGSRTSVHDITDRILLELAKKQYRLLRNVWAKNSQTEICYFVGGGATVLKDYIKTLNNNLDGYNIEFFEDEKESIWMMTNAYYKLIMDYVKKSEKSSKAGSEPVKS